CTCTGTCACATGTTCAGTGAATGTTTTCTTAATGTAGTTCTTAATTTAGCCAAAGGGTGGCAACAGTGGTTCATGTTTAGAATTAATGCCATGCTCACCATACCATAGTAACCTACTTTAATTACAACCAGTCTCCAAATTGGGACACATTTTAAGGGTCATGTGgccaacagaagaagaaacggtGACGATTCAGATTTTCTGACCTCCCAATCTGCAACCCCAGTAGATGAAAGATTGTTAACGAAGCATTCCTGATGATTAAGAAGAACAACCAAAGGGACCGGACTTATATTAGGTCTAGACTTAAGTGGCAAAGCGGCATGGACACAAAGCCTTTTTGATTGTAGTCAGATCAAAGAGAACCAAAAATAATTATTGCAAGATCTACCTAAAGGCTTAACAAGAACCACATGTTTGTATGGCGGCCAAATGTGCGCTATATGCAGTCACTGGCCCCGACATTTCCGTCTTGTCTGGGATTGCAGGCCATATGTTTGTGGTGGTCGTCATGCAAGAGACTACAGCATGACATCATACGAAGTGTTTTTCTCTTATCCAAGGCGACCAAAAGCCACAGATGAAATCCAGTGGTTTACAACAAAAGAAACATGAAGAATCTACTGAATGCTATAGAAAATCTACAGATTTTAGTGGGCAAGTACGTGAAACCATTGAACATGTTTTCAGTTAGCAAGTCTACATATGCATATGATAAATCAAAGACAGCTAAGTTTGCTTATCCTTTAAACTGCCTTAACATTTAACTGTAACAAAATCAGCATATGACAAAcagcatttagaaaatgttttttttattattatttggaggGACAGGCTGTCAAAATGGCTTAgatgaaagtatttttttaacagcaggttaaagtgtgaatatgtaaaaaataaagcagCTTTGTTTGCTCTGCAGGACCATTCAAGCAGAAATATGTACAACACAAAAGGCAAAAAAGTAAGACACGttcttttgaaaataaaattttaaaaaagctgaACTGTAATACATTACATTGATAAACACTCACTGTTGCCATTTCTTTATGAGAATTGATGTTTTATACAAGAGAAACAAATGTTTGCTTGCAAAAATCAGTGCCCTCTTCTTGGCATAAGAACATATATCGGATGGATttcaaagtaattaaaaaagcaaaaagcgAATAATACATTTCCAATGTGCACTCAGCACTTTTTCAAAGTATACAATTAATCAGAACAAGTTTTAACAAACAGGACCTGCATGCATATTTTCTAAAGGGTCCAGAAAGGCTGTTGAAACAGCCGTAGAAAGGGTGAGATATGTACATCAACTCTCTCGTGTCCTCAAGTGTTCACACTGGTGACAGAATCACCTTTGAAAGGTCTTGTTCTATTATGAATGAGGCAACGCTTCATTTTCTTAGGGTTTGTATGTAATAAGAACTGTATAATATATGCAGTTGTTATGCACAAAACCCCTTTACATGTGGTATGTAGTACATATTGTAACCCAAGTCACAGACTTCCAAGCAATTCAGAATACAATCAAATTGATCTTTGCAATTTTTTTTAGTGGCATTTCTAAGATATCTAACCATAAGTCTGCCTATTAAAAATACTTTAGAACGCTAGAGAGCGATAACCTTCATAAGTATACATTTCTCTATAATTCATATATTACAAAGCTTCTCCCAGATTGAAAATGACTCATTTCGCATTCTTAATAAAATATTCAATTTGTAAGTGATTAGAATTCTTTTTTTCACCCTACATAAATTAGTTACAAAATATTCGTGTAATTTTCTATTGTTACATTATAGGCAGCGATACAATAGACCCATAATTTAGTTTCAGTGATTCGGGAGATTCCACAGTTTTCAGTCCCAAAGCTTAAATGGAAGCACTGTGCACACACCATTGGCAGGCGTGGCTCCCCTGATAAGCAGGCACATCCAGTAAACTTCACAACACCCCATTTTATTGCCAAAATGTCTTAAATTAAATAGCTAAATGAAATGATGATGTAATAAGTtacaaaaaaaaggtaaaatgtAAAAGAGAATAGATATTAAATACTTTCTGATGGACTTGTGGTCCCATTTCCCATAGCAATGACTTAATATGAAatgggaaagaaggaaggaagattGCACTTTTAGGTGAAAATATCAAACCACAGTGCTTCTCGAGTGAAAGTAGGCGTTTATcggaaataaatagaataatatcATGAAGgaaataatttaaaacaaaagcAATAAAGACAATACAAGCTACAGCTTTAAATGGCATCAGCATTATTTCTAGTTACCCAGCTCATAATTAAGAAACGCCATAATTTAGCGTTTGACTGTTGAATCGATCCCATACAACCACAACAATGCCTATTCATACATAACTATTTTCACAGATAAAGTGCTGATCGAGGAGCTTTTAGAGGGATTTTGTGTACCATATAAGACCCTTAAAGGAGATCTTGAGGAGAAAGAGTCCACTAGCTCCAAGATTCAACACAGGGAGGACCCTATACTCAAGTCATCTGGGCGTAAGCCCAAAGGGAAAACATGAACAGGACTTTGTTGTGATTTGACTCAGATTCCATATGAAGGCCATCACAGCAATGGTCACCATACATTGCCTCCAAAAGCTAGAAAGCTAGAAAAAATTCCCTGAGGTGCACATTCAGCTGTGTAGAGATTCCCAGCCTGGCCCCGGTTAAGGTGGATTCCTGTTTACCATCTGGATGCTGATCTTGGTTTGGTTAAAAGAGCTTTCTTAGGAACTGAGAGCCGTCATTGGTTTCTGTAGGCCTGGTCAAATTGATCTCCGTTTTGCATCTTTTCACTTTTAACACTAGCTGCCATCTCTCACAGCAATAATCCCAAACTGCTTTGCTAACGTTTTGAAGGCAAGTCTTGAATTTGAACATTTATTAGGCAAGAGGGGAAATCACAGCTTCCTCCAAATATCACGTCGACATTGACTTCTTATGTGCATTTCTTCGGTCCCCTCCAAAACTCCTGTCTTTGTTCTTGCACCGTCCACACATTTTCACCTTTTGTCAAACTTTCACAGACTCCATCACAGACAACTTCATGGCTTCCTCCAACAGCTGATTGTCTGTAAATGTGGCAGGGGGTTCTGGAACGGATTCTGAAAGGCCAATCAGCGACTCCAGGAGGCAGGTCCCGGGGTCGCTCGGCGGAGGGAGGCTGGAGTAACTAGGaaactgaaactgaaaaaaGTTGTCCATGTGTTCGTACTCCTTGAGGGAGTTGTAGAGCGAGCTGGGCCCCAAGCAGGGGAAACCGTCAAAAAACTCCAGGTCGGACTCCGAAGAGAGACTCAGGTCCATGTTGTAGCTTGCCGAGCGGTCGACGGTCGGGGAGGGCGTGTGTGGCACACTACTGCCATGGAACAGGCCGTTTCCCTGGTTGGCGTTATCGTCCAAAAGTTCTGAGATGGCTGCAGCTCGATTGTCCGTGTGATCGTCCAACAGCGTGGCATCTATATTGTCATTCTCGTCCGCAAAGTCCACCATGCTGAAGCTACTAAACGCCTCCGTGCACGGCTGCTGCTGATCTGGGCAGCGAATGCTTTTACAGTCGCCACCCTCCCTGCTACTTCTGGAGCCGTTCCCCGTGTCGCTGAAGCTCAAAATGCGCTTCAGGCCCTTCTCATCCACATCCAGCTGTGCGCGACGCTCACACCGGCTCTCGCCCGCCTCAGAGTCCTCGCTCTGCCCAGACGAGTCCGATAAGTCCGTCATATCGCTGCTGCAACTGTTCTCTCCAGCTGCCGCTAGTTCTGAACTAAAGGGGAAGGAGGGCACCGCTGGCAAGGTGTTCACCTCCTCGGTGCACGACTGCTCCTCGAGCctcttctccagctccagcttcATGATCGTGTGGATGTAATGCGTCTGGACCCTCGTGGAGTTGAACGCGATACGGCCTTCTGTGTTCCCGCAGCCGTCCTTGGTACAGCCGCATGGGAACGAGGAATGATCCATCTGCATGCGGGGAGCAGAAGGAAGGAGTTCAATTACTTGTAAAATATGGATAAGAAGTCCCCGTGGTGTTGTGATTTGGAGCCCTTATTGTTGAACCGCGGTTTAGGTGTTGTTTTTGGCTTACCTGACATTTGATGCCGGCCAGGCTGCAGCTACACGTCTCAGGCTCGCAAAAGCCCTGGCAGTCGCAACCGCAGTTCTCCCTGGAGATTCTCAGCTCATGCAGctgcctcttctcctccttgtcgATCTTCTTCATCCCGGCTGC
The Pseudoliparis swirei isolate HS2019 ecotype Mariana Trench chromosome 16, NWPU_hadal_v1, whole genome shotgun sequence DNA segment above includes these coding regions:
- the csrnp1b gene encoding cysteine/serine-rich nuclear protein 1b → MSGLFKRKFEEVDEDPCYSSPSSFSSACSGWDSEGESCYSDTLDSTPSNPSSPATHFNTTSILKKSKRARRGNVTFDQVTVFFFPRCQGFTSVPSRGGCTLGMMQRHSVLRTYTLAEFAVEQRLLRREKVLNRLREEKLEALKLKLTKNGTQENEEAERLTVDDIPEQDVDISGANLDEGYFLQPYPPKCRYALLKAAGMKKIDKEEKRQLHELRISRENCGCDCQGFCEPETCSCSLAGIKCQMDHSSFPCGCTKDGCGNTEGRIAFNSTRVQTHYIHTIMKLELEKRLEEQSCTEEVNTLPAVPSFPFSSELAAAGENSCSSDMTDLSDSSGQSEDSEAGESRCERRAQLDVDEKGLKRILSFSDTGNGSRSSREGGDCKSIRCPDQQQPCTEAFSSFSMVDFADENDNIDATLLDDHTDNRAAAISELLDDNANQGNGLFHGSSVPHTPSPTVDRSASYNMDLSLSSESDLEFFDGFPCLGPSSLYNSLKEYEHMDNFFQFQFPSYSSLPPPSDPGTCLLESLIGLSESVPEPPATFTDNQLLEEAMKLSVMESVKV